In one Spirosoma rigui genomic region, the following are encoded:
- a CDS encoding SGNH/GDSL hydrolase family protein — protein sequence MHRTCTVLTRYAHLGVLIFLGFITYLTLTASRSTISENPPGLGPGNSGSPPARYWGPLRFAIPETGAFTTTDPIRFSIQSSKQSVKLNETVELTITAELLNISPNLLFFQPGATAYTLKMLLPPGFEPTGGNLVDYVSGELSFPNHPLAVYHLKGRFREFSAGASFRLLRGQTQSGSQGLFVEKATVHLQGISADNALSLAQTTAQPSPHELTLYVVTENNLNHSARIAGANYIGYLDYAACDTIRGWVCNTENFRQSQRVDIYINGIRVINLPANSPRPDVAKSLNVNDFDQYGFKWVVPALYQSRDSLTISVRPAETVTDLRRSPVRTAPCSTTGIALQPPRSSTAVATVTTVAANSLVGYLDNAECDTLRGWLCNLENLQASQQVDIYINNVRVGSASANLPRPDVARALLSNGFDQYGFKWVVPEQYRSKDPLLVSVRVAGTSTDLRQSPTQTSPCSATSAAVQQPGSSTAVSTTAVSTTAVSSTAVSTTATSATATSATATSASVAAPKSYVGFLDYAGCDFIQGWICNANDLAQSQTIDIYINSTRVASLPADLPRSDVAQFLKVGNFDRYGFKWIVPALYQSAGPLTVSVRPVDTATDLRQSPMQTSPCSATSAAVQQPGSSTAVSTTAVSTTAVSSTAVSTTATSATATSATATSATPANPYSTTTTATESASAAAQSLPSFRRGVVIGNSITLHAPSIDFGWFNTNGMAASQPNEDYVHKIETALKLKNPAFELLAMGSGASLEGIYNSLDTSAVNNNITNIRYDITKRYGSEKLDLFILSISENVANSTFNEAKFRAMLNKLMASLADKLMPGATIIFRNGLWVDHDKADLVLRNYAQENGYKFADMSDLAEKRVNGVLFWQYYANSFQNNGVRRHPNDLGHSVIAARFLSLLLPQATPPTSTTSPDAPFAWQVPVAESDWDGVNTQAIGYKNIVAGNYLAQENDQLRIELRQGFGGSLQIYDKITKQNLINFFDQGRESGLSSYSGPLNFSNYTSGPDKQAWWNIGYNPVPPGDHGGNASPILFKGKVDGWLYTKAQSISWPHIQKTILPMTYEQWIRVNGNKVEVKVRLVHSRPDKTQYEARSQEWPFVMVNGARISRFYTGDQPFSFQPSTGTNGIERTNSTGPIITHQGTPFFLTEPWMATEIGRNPNGETRLFGLVSPTMYKSNYNVAVPEAGDNFEGGNTMTYLCGQPFDHLDSDKTTYFSYTFVIGTETEVRSTAYAIPRMDKPDFKFTQKNGRAGWYWFDGALDQKEPFADDNWKLTFVGKTDNGVTSANNTKIISPAGAWRAAQIPVIYVRMKTNTSRSQMALGWALNQQAPDGTFDTNYATQNQVRYPKGQVNNTTQRQVFAVTGDNQWHTYAIPVSSNSNWNGIVQQLEIKHEGSGTVPINETFEIAYIGANNPGN from the coding sequence ATGCACCGTACCTGTACCGTATTGACAAGGTATGCTCACCTGGGCGTACTCATTTTCCTGGGGTTTATTACGTATCTGACCTTAACCGCTTCACGATCCACGATCTCCGAAAATCCTCCCGGTCTCGGCCCTGGTAACTCCGGCAGTCCGCCAGCTCGATACTGGGGACCACTGCGATTTGCCATTCCGGAAACGGGCGCTTTCACCACTACCGATCCGATCCGGTTCAGTATCCAGAGCAGCAAACAGTCGGTAAAGCTGAACGAGACGGTGGAACTGACGATTACCGCCGAACTACTCAACATTTCGCCCAACCTGCTTTTTTTCCAGCCCGGTGCTACGGCCTATACCCTGAAGATGCTGCTCCCCCCCGGCTTCGAGCCAACGGGGGGCAACCTGGTTGACTACGTTAGTGGTGAATTATCGTTTCCGAATCACCCCTTAGCGGTCTATCACCTGAAAGGGCGGTTCAGAGAATTCAGCGCGGGGGCTTCGTTCCGGCTGCTGCGTGGGCAAACCCAGTCGGGCAGTCAGGGACTTTTTGTCGAAAAGGCAACGGTTCACCTGCAGGGCATATCCGCCGATAATGCATTGTCTCTGGCACAAACTACGGCCCAGCCTTCACCGCATGAACTGACCCTGTATGTTGTCACGGAAAACAACCTGAATCACTCCGCCCGGATTGCCGGAGCCAACTACATTGGCTACCTGGATTATGCCGCCTGTGATACCATCCGGGGCTGGGTGTGCAATACCGAAAATTTCCGTCAGTCGCAGCGGGTCGATATCTACATCAACGGGATACGCGTCATCAACCTGCCCGCCAATAGCCCCCGGCCCGACGTGGCGAAATCCTTAAACGTGAATGACTTTGATCAGTATGGTTTCAAATGGGTAGTGCCGGCACTTTACCAGTCGAGAGACTCGCTGACGATCTCGGTCCGGCCCGCCGAGACAGTCACCGATTTGCGGCGAAGTCCCGTTCGTACGGCACCGTGCAGCACAACGGGCATTGCGCTACAGCCACCCCGTTCGTCAACGGCGGTAGCTACGGTTACGACGGTAGCTGCCAATTCATTGGTCGGGTATCTCGATAACGCGGAGTGCGACACTCTCCGGGGCTGGTTGTGTAATCTAGAGAACCTCCAAGCATCGCAGCAGGTAGACATTTACATCAATAATGTCCGGGTGGGAAGTGCCTCCGCCAACCTGCCCCGCCCTGATGTAGCCCGGGCTCTACTGTCCAATGGTTTTGACCAGTACGGTTTTAAGTGGGTGGTGCCGGAGCAGTACCGCTCGAAGGACCCGTTGCTGGTTTCGGTCCGTGTAGCCGGCACGAGCACTGATTTGCGACAAAGTCCTACCCAGACATCACCCTGCAGCGCCACCAGCGCGGCAGTACAGCAACCGGGCTCGTCAACCGCGGTTTCCACCACGGCGGTATCCACGACGGCTGTTTCATCGACGGCTGTATCCACGACGGCCACATCGGCCACCGCTACGTCCGCAACGGCTACATCAGCATCAGTGGCAGCGCCAAAGTCTTACGTAGGTTTTCTCGATTACGCTGGCTGTGACTTTATTCAGGGATGGATTTGCAACGCCAACGACCTGGCTCAGTCGCAAACCATCGATATATACATCAATAGCACACGGGTAGCCAGTTTACCAGCCGACCTGCCCCGTTCTGACGTGGCCCAATTTTTGAAAGTCGGTAATTTCGATCGGTATGGTTTCAAGTGGATCGTACCCGCGCTCTATCAGTCAGCAGGGCCGCTTACGGTTTCGGTTCGTCCGGTCGATACGGCCACCGATCTGAGACAAAGTCCCATGCAGACATCACCCTGCAGCGCCACCAGCGCGGCAGTACAGCAACCGGGCTCGTCAACCGCGGTTTCCACCACGGCGGTATCCACGACGGCTGTTTCATCGACGGCTGTATCCACGACGGCCACATCGGCCACCGCTACGTCCGCAACGGCTACATCAGCGACCCCGGCTAACCCCTACTCGACCACCACCACCGCCACGGAGTCGGCCTCTGCCGCGGCTCAGTCCTTGCCGAGCTTTCGACGGGGCGTGGTCATTGGAAACAGCATTACGCTGCACGCGCCTTCCATTGATTTTGGCTGGTTCAACACGAACGGCATGGCCGCCAGCCAACCCAATGAGGACTATGTTCATAAGATTGAAACAGCCTTAAAACTCAAAAACCCGGCCTTTGAGCTACTGGCAATGGGGTCCGGGGCCAGTCTTGAAGGCATCTATAACTCGCTCGATACCTCAGCGGTGAACAACAACATTACGAACATCCGCTATGATATTACCAAACGATACGGCTCCGAGAAACTGGATCTGTTCATCCTTTCCATTTCCGAGAACGTTGCCAACAGCACCTTTAACGAAGCGAAGTTTCGCGCCATGCTTAACAAGCTCATGGCGAGTCTTGCCGATAAATTAATGCCCGGCGCAACGATTATTTTCCGCAATGGACTCTGGGTCGACCACGACAAGGCCGATCTGGTTCTTAGGAACTACGCTCAGGAGAATGGCTACAAATTTGCCGACATGAGTGATCTGGCCGAAAAGCGGGTCAATGGCGTCCTGTTCTGGCAGTATTACGCAAACTCGTTCCAGAATAACGGCGTTCGTCGCCACCCGAACGATCTGGGTCACTCGGTCATTGCCGCTCGGTTCCTGAGCCTGCTCCTCCCCCAGGCGACGCCACCCACCAGTACCACCAGCCCCGACGCCCCCTTTGCCTGGCAGGTACCCGTTGCCGAGTCAGACTGGGATGGGGTGAATACCCAGGCTATTGGCTACAAAAACATTGTAGCGGGTAACTACCTGGCTCAGGAAAACGATCAGCTTCGCATTGAGCTGCGCCAGGGGTTCGGTGGTTCTCTCCAGATATACGATAAAATCACGAAGCAGAATCTCATTAACTTTTTTGATCAGGGTCGAGAGTCAGGTTTGTCTTCGTACTCCGGCCCGCTGAACTTTTCGAACTACACGAGTGGTCCCGACAAGCAGGCCTGGTGGAACATTGGCTACAACCCGGTACCCCCCGGCGATCACGGCGGAAACGCGTCGCCCATTCTTTTCAAAGGTAAAGTCGACGGCTGGCTGTATACAAAAGCACAGTCTATTTCCTGGCCACACATTCAGAAGACTATCCTTCCCATGACCTATGAGCAGTGGATACGGGTAAATGGCAACAAAGTAGAGGTGAAAGTACGACTCGTTCACAGCCGCCCCGACAAAACCCAGTATGAAGCCCGTAGCCAGGAATGGCCGTTCGTAATGGTGAATGGCGCGCGGATCAGCCGGTTTTATACCGGCGACCAGCCCTTTAGTTTTCAGCCGTCAACGGGTACCAACGGTATCGAACGGACTAATAGCACGGGACCAATAATAACCCACCAGGGGACTCCCTTCTTCCTGACAGAACCCTGGATGGCCACCGAAATTGGTCGAAACCCCAACGGTGAAACCCGTTTGTTTGGCCTGGTATCGCCTACCATGTACAAGAGCAACTACAACGTAGCGGTACCCGAAGCAGGCGACAATTTCGAAGGCGGCAATACGATGACCTACCTGTGCGGACAGCCTTTCGACCACCTCGACAGCGACAAGACCACCTACTTTTCGTACACATTCGTGATCGGTACCGAAACTGAAGTTCGGTCCACGGCCTATGCGATTCCGAGGATGGATAAGCCGGATTTCAAGTTCACCCAGAAAAACGGCCGGGCGGGCTGGTACTGGTTCGATGGCGCGCTGGACCAGAAGGAACCCTTCGCCGACGACAACTGGAAGCTGACCTTTGTTGGAAAGACCGATAACGGCGTGACTTCGGCCAACAACACCAAAATTATATCGCCGGCGGGCGCCTGGCGGGCGGCTCAGATACCAGTCATCTATGTGCGGATGAAAACCAATACCAGCCGCAGCCAGATGGCCCTTGGCTGGGCTCTGAACCAGCAGGCACCCGACGGTACCTTCGACACGAACTACGCGACCCAGAATCAGGTCCGCTACCCGAAAGGTCAGGTCAACAACACAACGCAGCGGCAGGTTTTCGCTGTCACGGGAGATAATCAGTGGCACACGTACGCCATTCCCGTTTCCAGCAACAGCAACTGGAACGGTATTGTCCAGCAGCTGGAAATAAAACACGAAGGGTCGGGCACCGTACCCATCAACGAAACCTTCGAGATCGCATACATTGGCGCCAACAACCCCGGCAACTGA
- a CDS encoding OmpA family protein yields the protein MCTQRLLLCLYFVSLALVCPAQRAESDGKPAQSVQWASRVVGVSSEKKGEPTGEQYKASQALGSPSKGPEMGQSTCAWAPASADGSAEEWIQVGFAQPQRARQIVIAENVNPGAVAQVLVIDQKGVQHPVYQAGNSTPPRTGPLLNIFLTDSDVVCSQVKVILNGAAVKGINQIDAIGISEEVKPITATINVSAATPKDIQKENLGKTVNSPGQEVAPVISPDGRTLYFTRNFNKANLGAPDHQDVWYSTLESGATGTTPTWGEAVNIGSPINNAGDNAISGMAPDGRTAYLINVYKPDGGLAFGISRSIRTKAGWSQPVECKIANNYNLHEKNQLEFCVSPDGRAIILAVQRRDTRGDRDLYVALQRPDRTWAEPVSLGGVVNTAESESSPFLAADGRTLYFTSAGHPGYGNGDIFVSRRLDDSWGNWSEPENLGPAINTDEWDGYFTIPASGDYAYLSSRANSMGEDDIFRLKLYPAIKPDPVAIVSGQVLDSKTKQPIASEVVSKLFNEDKEVAKVDYSPETGEYKIILPTQKVYNLTATREGYFPTTETLDLSRDKRFRDIRRNLYLIKIETGQKITMREVLFEQSQYSLQPGANVELDRIVEMLTNYPSMGLLIEGHTDNQGDWEPNMKLSEDRVRVVKEYLTSKGIAEGRIQTKAWGPSKPIASNGTDERRKLNRRVEFTIMAM from the coding sequence ATGTGTACGCAGCGTCTCCTGCTCTGCCTTTATTTCGTAAGCCTCGCGCTGGTTTGCCCGGCGCAACGTGCCGAGAGTGACGGAAAGCCGGCGCAATCGGTGCAGTGGGCAAGCCGGGTCGTTGGGGTATCGTCGGAGAAAAAAGGCGAGCCTACCGGCGAACAGTACAAAGCGTCTCAGGCGCTGGGCTCACCCAGCAAAGGGCCCGAAATGGGTCAGAGTACCTGTGCATGGGCACCTGCTTCGGCCGACGGATCGGCTGAAGAGTGGATACAGGTTGGCTTTGCCCAGCCCCAGCGGGCGCGCCAGATCGTTATTGCCGAAAATGTTAACCCCGGTGCGGTAGCCCAGGTGCTGGTCATCGACCAGAAAGGCGTTCAGCATCCCGTCTACCAGGCAGGCAACTCAACTCCACCCCGTACGGGTCCCCTGCTCAATATCTTTTTGACCGATTCGGACGTTGTCTGCAGCCAGGTAAAAGTTATTCTTAACGGGGCGGCCGTCAAAGGCATTAACCAGATCGATGCCATCGGCATTTCGGAAGAGGTCAAACCCATTACGGCAACCATTAACGTATCGGCGGCCACTCCCAAAGACATTCAAAAAGAAAACCTGGGTAAAACCGTCAACTCGCCCGGCCAGGAAGTAGCCCCGGTTATCTCGCCCGATGGCCGGACGCTCTACTTTACGCGGAACTTCAACAAAGCTAACCTCGGCGCGCCTGACCACCAGGATGTGTGGTATTCTACCCTGGAATCAGGAGCAACCGGCACTACGCCAACCTGGGGCGAAGCCGTAAATATTGGTTCCCCCATCAACAATGCCGGTGACAATGCCATCAGTGGGATGGCCCCCGACGGCCGGACGGCTTACCTCATTAACGTGTATAAACCCGATGGGGGCCTTGCGTTCGGTATCTCCAGATCAATCCGGACCAAAGCAGGCTGGTCTCAGCCCGTTGAGTGCAAAATCGCCAACAACTATAACCTGCACGAAAAAAACCAGCTGGAATTTTGCGTGTCCCCCGACGGACGGGCTATTATTCTGGCCGTGCAGCGCAGGGACACCCGGGGCGACCGCGACCTGTATGTGGCCCTGCAGCGACCCGACCGTACCTGGGCCGAACCTGTATCGCTGGGCGGGGTAGTGAATACGGCCGAGTCGGAAAGCTCCCCGTTTCTGGCCGCCGACGGCCGGACGCTCTACTTTACATCGGCGGGACACCCGGGCTATGGCAACGGTGATATCTTCGTTTCCCGCCGACTCGACGATTCATGGGGTAACTGGAGCGAACCCGAAAATCTCGGTCCGGCCATAAACACCGACGAGTGGGATGGGTATTTCACCATTCCCGCTTCGGGCGATTATGCTTATCTGAGTTCGCGCGCCAACTCGATGGGTGAAGACGATATCTTCCGGCTTAAACTATACCCGGCTATCAAGCCCGACCCCGTCGCAATTGTATCGGGCCAGGTTCTTGACTCCAAAACCAAACAACCCATTGCATCGGAAGTCGTATCGAAGCTGTTCAATGAGGATAAAGAAGTGGCAAAAGTTGACTACAGCCCGGAAACGGGCGAGTACAAAATCATTCTGCCCACCCAGAAGGTCTATAATTTAACCGCTACCCGGGAGGGCTACTTCCCTACCACCGAAACACTGGACCTGAGCCGTGACAAGCGGTTCCGCGACATCCGGCGGAATTTATACCTGATAAAGATTGAGACGGGCCAGAAAATAACCATGCGCGAAGTCCTGTTCGAGCAGAGCCAGTATTCCCTCCAGCCCGGTGCCAACGTTGAACTGGACCGCATCGTTGAGATGCTCACGAACTACCCGTCTATGGGCCTCCTGATTGAAGGACATACCGACAACCAGGGTGATTGGGAACCCAACATGAAACTGTCGGAAGATCGCGTTCGGGTGGTTAAAGAGTACCTGACCAGCAAAGGGATTGCCGAAGGACGGATTCAGACTAAAGCCTGGGGACCCAGCAAACCCATTGCCAGCAACGGCACCGACGAACGACGTAAACTTAACCGGCGCGTCGAGTTTACCATCATGGCTATGTAG
- a CDS encoding alpha-amylase family glycosyl hydrolase, with amino-acid sequence MKHSHLAIALSLFFLATACRNTSTNTEQTVTVPADTTASTAPPSPDWAHNATIYEVNTRQFSVDGNFKAVEAQLPRLKEMGVDIIWLMPIYPISQKNKKGNLGSPYAVADYKAVNPEYGTLDDFKQLVNRAHALGLRVILDWIPNHTGWDHVWIEEHPDWYTKINGKMTTPIDPKTNKPTDWSDVVDLDYGNPAMRKGMIEAMQYWIKECDIDGYRCDVAGYVPNDFWAELRPQLDKIKTVFMLSEWEDDPDQFKSCFNMNYGWAMHSMMKAVAKGQQTADKIDSLREANQKRFPKWYYQMLFTQNHDENTSNGTLAESFGPGANAFIVLSSTLEGMPLVYNGMESNLNKRLAFFEKDTISWGTYSRSNFFETLLTLKHRNRALWNGVAGGKVVKIPTDRDNKVYAFHRQRDTDRVIVLLNLSGQPQTAQLGGDGYEGMYTEVFSRQPMNLKPNVTITLKPWEYRVLTN; translated from the coding sequence ATGAAGCATTCCCATCTGGCCATTGCCCTCAGTTTGTTTTTTCTGGCAACGGCCTGCCGTAATACATCAACCAACACGGAGCAGACTGTCACTGTCCCCGCCGACACCACAGCGTCAACCGCGCCCCCGTCGCCAGACTGGGCCCATAATGCTACCATCTACGAAGTAAATACCCGCCAGTTTTCGGTCGATGGCAATTTCAAGGCCGTGGAAGCCCAGCTTCCCCGCCTGAAAGAAATGGGGGTCGATATCATCTGGCTCATGCCGATCTATCCCATCAGTCAGAAAAACAAAAAAGGAAATCTGGGTAGCCCCTACGCCGTTGCCGATTACAAAGCCGTTAACCCCGAGTACGGCACCCTCGACGATTTCAAGCAGCTCGTAAACCGGGCCCATGCCCTTGGCCTGCGCGTTATCCTGGACTGGATACCCAACCATACCGGCTGGGACCATGTATGGATTGAGGAACACCCGGACTGGTACACGAAGATCAACGGCAAGATGACCACGCCAATTGATCCGAAAACAAACAAACCCACCGACTGGAGCGACGTCGTCGACCTGGACTACGGCAACCCCGCCATGCGCAAGGGAATGATTGAGGCCATGCAGTACTGGATCAAGGAATGCGACATTGACGGCTACCGCTGCGACGTAGCGGGCTACGTGCCGAACGACTTCTGGGCCGAACTGCGTCCCCAGCTCGACAAGATCAAAACCGTGTTCATGCTGTCGGAATGGGAAGACGATCCGGACCAGTTCAAAAGCTGCTTCAACATGAACTACGGCTGGGCCATGCACAGCATGATGAAAGCCGTTGCCAAAGGCCAGCAGACGGCCGACAAGATCGACTCACTGCGGGAGGCCAACCAGAAGCGTTTCCCGAAGTGGTACTACCAGATGCTGTTTACCCAGAACCACGACGAAAACACGTCGAATGGTACCCTGGCCGAATCCTTCGGTCCCGGGGCCAATGCGTTCATCGTGCTGAGCAGTACGCTGGAAGGGATGCCGCTGGTGTATAATGGCATGGAATCGAACCTGAACAAGCGACTGGCCTTCTTCGAAAAAGACACCATCAGCTGGGGCACCTATTCGCGCAGTAACTTTTTCGAAACCCTCCTCACGCTGAAACACCGCAACCGGGCGTTATGGAATGGCGTAGCTGGTGGCAAAGTGGTGAAAATTCCCACCGACCGCGATAATAAAGTTTACGCGTTTCATCGGCAGCGTGACACCGACCGGGTTATTGTCCTGCTGAACCTGAGCGGCCAGCCCCAGACGGCGCAGCTTGGGGGCGATGGCTACGAAGGCATGTACACCGAGGTGTTCAGCCGGCAGCCGATGAATCTGAAGCCGAACGTAACCATAACGCTCAAACCCTGGGAGTACCGGGTGTTGACCAATTGA
- the rpe gene encoding ribulose-phosphate 3-epimerase codes for MTVPIIAPSILAADFANLQRDIDMVNESDADWFHVDVMDGVFVPNISFGFPVLEAISRHARKPLDVHLMIVQPERYVDEFARKGATHITVHYEACTHLHRVLTQIREAGCQAGVALNMQTPVDVLADLTDAFDQVLIMTINPGFGGQQLLPLSIPKVRKLRQLLQRAGSPALIGVDGGMGLSNTPTLVDAGADYVVAGTSVFGADAPLEAIRQLKRGHQPMVA; via the coding sequence ATGACCGTACCCATTATCGCCCCTTCTATACTTGCCGCCGACTTTGCCAACCTACAGCGCGATATTGACATGGTCAACGAAAGCGACGCCGACTGGTTTCATGTGGACGTGATGGATGGCGTTTTCGTACCCAATATTTCGTTTGGCTTTCCGGTACTGGAAGCCATCAGCCGCCACGCCCGCAAACCGCTCGACGTTCACCTGATGATCGTGCAGCCTGAGCGCTACGTTGATGAGTTTGCCCGCAAAGGAGCTACCCACATAACCGTGCATTACGAAGCCTGTACGCACCTGCACCGGGTGCTCACCCAGATCCGTGAAGCAGGTTGCCAGGCGGGCGTTGCGCTCAATATGCAGACGCCGGTTGATGTACTGGCCGACCTCACCGACGCGTTCGATCAGGTACTAATTATGACGATCAACCCTGGCTTCGGCGGGCAGCAACTGCTGCCGCTGTCCATTCCGAAGGTACGTAAATTACGGCAGCTGCTGCAACGTGCGGGCAGCCCGGCCCTGATTGGCGTTGATGGTGGTATGGGGCTGTCAAATACCCCGACCCTTGTTGACGCGGGAGCAGACTACGTAGTAGCCGGCACATCCGTTTTTGGCGCCGACGCCCCGCTGGAAGCGATCCGGCAACTCAAACGGGGTCACCAGCCGATGGTGGCCTAA
- the ligA gene encoding NAD-dependent DNA ligase LigA — MIPEQRIADLTRQLNWYNHQYYQNSVSEVDDFTFDQLLQELTALEKEYPQHVRPDSPTARVGGTISKEFATVYHRFPMLSLGNTYSEEDLVEFDNRVRKGLRDEPYEYICELKFDGVALSMTYENGVLVQGATRGDGVRGDDITNNIRTIRTMPLRIHAPGIPPLFEVRGEGFLPLAEFDRINRERDDIGEPLLANPRNAASGTFKQQNSAAVAQRRLDCYLYSFLAEETIFKTHEESLVAMKDWGFNVSPTWRKCATIREVMAYINEWDTKRFDLPLGTDGIVLKVNRYDQQQELGFTAKSPRWAIAFKYKALGASTTLNDIQYQVGRTGAVTPVAMLTPVLLAGTIVKRASLHNANEIERLGVMMHDTVFVEKGGEIIPKITGVDLTKRTDTSQPIVYPTHCPACGTALIRREKEAHFYCPNEKGCPPQRQARFEHFIQRRAMNIESLGEGKIELLIDRGLVQTPADLYDLTADQLLGIEKVFLDEETGKKRVVSFREKTVENILTAIDRSKGQPFANVLFALGIRYVGSTTAERVVDYFGSMDALMNAPYETLANVPDVGPRIARSLADWFADSENRVYVDRLRAAGVQLVSDRKEVVREGDALADKTFLYSGTFAHFSREELEAKIAAHGGRVLSGISKKLNYLIVGENAGPSKVAKAEKLNVPMISEDEFMAMLSE, encoded by the coding sequence ATGATACCCGAACAGCGCATTGCCGACCTCACCCGCCAACTCAACTGGTACAATCACCAGTATTACCAGAACAGCGTTTCTGAAGTCGATGACTTTACCTTTGACCAGTTGCTCCAGGAACTGACGGCCCTCGAAAAAGAGTACCCCCAGCACGTTCGTCCCGACTCACCCACGGCCCGCGTGGGCGGCACGATCAGCAAAGAGTTTGCGACCGTGTACCACCGCTTTCCCATGCTGTCATTGGGCAATACGTACTCGGAAGAGGACCTGGTCGAGTTCGACAACCGCGTTCGCAAAGGGCTCCGCGACGAACCGTACGAGTACATCTGCGAGCTGAAGTTTGACGGGGTGGCGCTGAGCATGACCTACGAAAACGGGGTGCTGGTGCAGGGCGCTACCCGGGGCGACGGCGTTCGGGGCGATGATATTACGAACAACATCCGGACGATCCGGACCATGCCCCTGCGCATTCACGCGCCCGGTATCCCTCCGCTGTTTGAAGTGCGGGGCGAAGGCTTCCTGCCCCTGGCCGAATTTGACCGCATCAACCGGGAGCGCGACGATATTGGCGAACCGCTGCTCGCCAACCCCCGGAACGCGGCCTCCGGTACGTTTAAACAGCAAAATTCGGCCGCCGTTGCCCAACGGCGACTGGATTGCTATCTGTACTCGTTCCTGGCCGAAGAAACCATTTTTAAGACCCACGAGGAGAGTCTGGTGGCCATGAAAGACTGGGGTTTTAACGTATCGCCCACCTGGCGGAAGTGCGCCACGATCCGGGAGGTGATGGCTTATATCAATGAGTGGGATACCAAACGATTTGACCTGCCGCTGGGTACCGACGGCATTGTACTGAAGGTAAACCGCTACGACCAGCAGCAGGAACTGGGTTTCACCGCCAAAAGTCCGCGCTGGGCCATTGCCTTCAAATACAAAGCCCTGGGGGCCAGCACTACACTGAACGATATTCAATACCAGGTGGGCCGGACGGGGGCCGTGACGCCCGTAGCCATGCTCACGCCGGTATTGCTGGCGGGTACCATCGTCAAGCGGGCGTCGCTCCACAACGCCAACGAGATCGAGCGGCTAGGGGTGATGATGCACGATACCGTCTTTGTGGAAAAAGGGGGCGAGATCATTCCAAAGATCACGGGTGTCGACCTGACGAAGCGCACCGACACATCGCAGCCTATTGTCTATCCAACCCACTGTCCGGCCTGCGGCACGGCGCTGATTCGTCGGGAAAAGGAAGCGCATTTCTACTGCCCCAACGAGAAAGGATGCCCACCCCAGCGGCAGGCCCGCTTCGAGCATTTCATCCAGCGCCGGGCCATGAACATCGAAAGCCTGGGCGAAGGAAAGATCGAACTGCTCATTGACCGGGGCCTGGTGCAAACCCCCGCCGATCTTTACGACCTCACCGCCGATCAGCTGCTGGGGATCGAGAAAGTGTTCCTCGACGAGGAAACGGGTAAAAAACGGGTAGTGAGCTTCCGGGAAAAGACGGTCGAAAACATCCTGACGGCCATAGACCGATCCAAGGGGCAGCCGTTTGCCAATGTGCTGTTCGCGCTCGGTATCCGCTACGTAGGTAGCACGACGGCCGAGCGCGTCGTGGATTATTTTGGCTCGATGGATGCCCTGATGAACGCGCCTTATGAGACCCTGGCCAACGTGCCCGATGTGGGACCACGCATTGCCCGGAGCCTGGCCGACTGGTTCGCCGACTCCGAAAACCGGGTATACGTTGACCGGCTGCGGGCCGCCGGGGTGCAGCTCGTAAGCGATCGCAAAGAGGTGGTACGCGAGGGTGATGCCCTGGCTGATAAGACGTTTCTGTACTCGGGAACGTTCGCACACTTCAGCCGCGAGGAGCTGGAAGCAAAGATTGCGGCTCATGGTGGGCGCGTGCTGAGTGGGATTTCAAAAAAACTCAACTACCTCATTGTGGGCGAAAATGCGGGGCCGTCGAAGGTGGCCAAGGCCGAAAAACTCAATGTACCTATGATTAGTGAGGATGAGTTTATGGCCATGCTGAGTGAGTAA